Proteins encoded by one window of Gemmatimonadaceae bacterium:
- a CDS encoding respiratory nitrate reductase subunit gamma, with protein sequence MSENFFFVGLPYVTILILVGGTAYRAFTGGKTQFRGRLAWSARGDYLWTTRSTGFFGRASIGPAALSLHWGMLAVVVGHIAGFIGGAYGLASWVEFFRWTALAGGVLLLYGLIWALVRRLMSPQLRAMSTFDDYAVLVLLILVAGLGLYNPAIKLAFGVSYSVGPWFAGIFKLRPDASLMTGAPFIVQLHMVVAMLFLCYLPFTKLVHAFSYPLGYARRPYISMRSYQGLKK encoded by the coding sequence ATGTCTGAGAACTTCTTCTTCGTCGGCCTCCCGTACGTGACGATCCTGATCCTGGTTGGCGGGACGGCCTATCGAGCGTTCACGGGGGGAAAGACCCAGTTCCGGGGCAGGCTGGCCTGGAGTGCTCGCGGTGACTACCTGTGGACCACGAGGTCCACGGGCTTTTTCGGGAGGGCATCCATCGGTCCGGCGGCTTTGAGTCTGCACTGGGGCATGCTCGCCGTCGTCGTGGGCCACATCGCCGGATTCATTGGCGGTGCCTACGGGCTGGCTTCCTGGGTGGAGTTCTTCCGATGGACGGCACTCGCTGGCGGTGTGCTGCTTCTCTACGGACTGATCTGGGCCCTCGTGCGCCGCCTCATGTCGCCACAACTGCGTGCGATGAGCACGTTCGATGACTACGCCGTGCTGGTGCTGCTCATCCTGGTCGCCGGGCTCGGGCTCTACAATCCCGCCATCAAGCTCGCCTTTGGAGTCTCCTACTCGGTCGGGCCGTGGTTCGCCGGGATCTTCAAGCTTCGCCCCGATGCGTCGCTGATGACCGGTGCGCCCTTCATCGTGCAGCTCCACATGGTTGTGGCCATGTTGTTCCTCTGCTACCTGCCGTTCACCAAACTGGTACATGCCTTCAGCTATCCGCTCGGATACGCCCGCCGTCCCTACATCTCGATGCGCAGCTACCAGGGCCTGAAGAAGTGA